From the genome of Phycisphaerae bacterium:
ATATGTCCTTTTCATCTATAACTTCCTTCAATTAAACCTGAGGATCGGTCGTCAGTAATCCGACCCTCAGGTTATTCATATCGTTAATCTATTCCGAGCATCCAATCTTCGGCAAGAATCGTGAAATCTCTGAAATTAACCTTGCAATCAAAGTTTAAATCGCCTGTGAGGTATGGCGAACATAAAGGAAGCTCGAAGAGTTTGATTTCGTCAATATCAATTGTTCCGGTACGAGCCTCTTCTTTCGAACCGCCACAGGCTATTACTATATAACGAATAGCGGTTAATTGAGATTTAGTTACATACCCTACGCCGGCCGGGCCCTCTAACTGAGCATCAAGATTAATCAGCCATTCGCTCCACTGATTTACAGGTTTAACAACGCAGTTAGCATCCTCTATCCATGCCTCTGCCTTGCTTTGCATCGAGGAGTCGAGGAATATAACCATCAATCTGTCTTCAGTAGTATTGCCGGCATGCCTGTAAAGATAAAGCCTCATTAGATTGTATGTACTCAAATCTTTATTTGTTCCAAGGTCATAGCGAATACCAGAATAATTTCCGCCCGTAAGTGCCGGCAGGTCATAATCCCATCTTAGAGATTTGCTGCCTTCGTAAGCGTTTGTAGCAGAGCTTATCGTTCCTGTGCCGGTGAAGTTACCATCAACAACTACCGACCAGCCGGACAGAGAACCCTCCATATCATCGACAGTCATATTTACGTCGATAACCGATGGTTCAAGCCACTGACTTCCGATATCGCCAAGGTCTATTAAATCAACGTCAAGGTCATTATCAAGGTTGCCTAACGCCATCAAAGCCTGAATATCTTCCTGTGTCAGCACTCCTCTAAAGAGGTGGAAATCATCCATATACGTTCTATCCCAGTCACCAAGAAAACCGTCTTCATCCCAATAATATCCAACGGCTGCGTTCATAGTGGTTTTACCGCCGGTATAGGATATATGAGCCGTTGCCATAGCTTCACCATCTATATACAATCTTGCTTCGTTTCCATCAGCGGTAACGGCCAGATGATGCCAGGCATTACTATGCATATAGGGCGACGCGTCATAAGTGAGCATGTATTGTACATTGTAGTCTCTGTCTTTACCGTAGACTTTAATAGTTCCATCGAAACCGGCATCGCCTCGGATTATAAACGAACTGCCGTTTCCGCTCGTGGGGCTTTTTTCGGAATAAAAAGCGGTATAGTAAGGCTGATAGCTTGATTTATACCAGAATGCAACAGAATATTGAGCATTGCGAGAAATGTCCACTCCGGTCGGCGGAAAAATCGCCTGTCCACCATCGAAAAGCAGTGCTGCGCCTTTGGGGCTTGGGAAAAGCCAATTCTCAATAGGAGAGGTATAACCATAAAGTGTACCCGTGTTTGAGTTGCCTGAATGGTCGGATATTGTCGTTGTTGAATCGAGGTCATCCATAGTGTAATAAATCTTTTCTTCGACCGGCACATATTCCGGCAGAGTACCGGGAATAATCAAATCCAAAATTTCCTGCTGCGTAAGAGTGCCCCGCCAAACAGTAAACTCGTCGATTTTGCCGATAAAGAAGTATAAACCGGTCCACGGGTAAGTAGGCACTCTAACTTCGCCTGGGGCATTGAGCATTGGGATGTCTCTTGCGCCAACGAGCATGCCATTTTTATATACTTTTACTTGTGTGCCGTCATAGGTTGTGGTTATCATTTGCCATTGACCAACATCAAATGGTATACCAGTTGACACGTATTTTCCGCCAGTGGTAGTTGCACCGCTGTCATCTTTCGGACCTTCGGTAAATACTATCTTTCCGTCACCTGTAGAGTTATAAATCGCCCGTGATGTACCACCGGGAAAACCATCCCACGCATCCGGTTTGGCTCCCAGACACCACAAAATCCGCCAGTTTCCCGGTTCAACCGTCGGATATACCCATATATTGGTACTCCATGTATCAGTCGCAAGAACCGGCAAAATATTCGGGTCTATGCCGGTCTTGTACGAGGAATTCGTACCATCTGCACTAAAAGCCTGCCCGCTTACGCCTGCGGTATAAACCGGCGTGCCGTACGCAGTTCCATTGATACCGCTGCCGCTTGTATCATTAAGATTATCTTCAAACTTCCATTCAAGAACTTTGGTTGCCGCCTGCGAAATACTGCAAGCCGCCAAAACCAAAACAACAGAAAGAACTAAATATCCTAATTTCATAACTTGCCTCCTTATAAGCCAATATTCTTCAATCTTCTGCTTTTTATACTCTTGTCAATCAGGCCGTACAGGTGCGGTGGAACCTCGCACAACCAATTCACAATTCATTACTATGCTTTGAATGCCGTTTTGAGCAAATTTGCCATTAATGCGGTCAATCAAAAGTTTGGCTGCCCTGCGGCCAACTTCGTAACCGTTTTGCTTTACAGACGTTAACGGCGGCATTGTAAAAGCTGCAAAATCAAGGTCCGCAAAACCTACTACAGATATGTCTTCAGGGATTCTTATTTTCAGTTCCGCGGCCGCAAGATAAACATAACGTGCAAGCAAGTCGTTTGCAGCGTAAACAGCTGTAGGTCTTGGATTTGAGGTCAGAATTTTTTTAGCTATTTCAAGACCATCAGCATTTTTTGTTTTTTCAATAGTAAAGCAGGATGCGCCCGGAACAGCAGCTATCTGCTGTTCGAAAAATCTGCGTCTTCGCTGTGCCCAGCTAAAAGTATCAAGGCCTGTATCCGCCAAATGTGCGATTCGGCGATGGCCTAAATCGAGCAAATGTTTTGCGACAAGCTGCGCCCCGTGTTCTTCGTTTGTTGTAACAGAATCAGCTCCATATTGCAGAGGCAGCTCATGGTCTATCGTTATCACTGGAACGTTTCGGGAAACAAGTTCTTCATTATGGGCATAAAAATCAGGAGTGATTGGCGGCCACATTATGACGCCATCAATACGACGGTCAATAAGACGATGAATTTGTTCTAAATCGTCAACCGGACCGCTGCTCGAATAATTGTCTCCATGCCTGACCCACAGATTAATCGGAACATAATCAACTGAAATCAATGTATCATGAATGCCATAAAGTATCGCAGACCAATATGAATCAAAAGGAGGAACCATAACGCCTATAGTATGAGTGAGTCCGGTTTGAATACCTTTGACCAGCATATTGGGACGATAGCGAAGTTGAGTTGCTGCCGCCCAGACTTTTTTGCACGTTTCTTCGGAAAACCTGGAAATGTTTTTCTTTCTAAGAATTCGTGATACCGTCGGGACGGACACGTTTGCCGCTTGAGCGACATCTTTTAAGCTCGATACTCCAATTGCCAAAACCTTCTCTCCAAAATTAAAAACGGCTAATGCAAGTACTTACATAGCCAAATTATGCCCTTATTCAATGATTTTGTCAATGATAAATTTATTGTTTTTTCTTGAAAAATCAGCGACAAAAAGACAAATAAATATTTAGATTAAATATAAAGATATTACCAATATATACTTATGGTAATATATAATATTTTATATAAATTTTATTTCGTTCTTTAATTTATCAATAAATTTATGTAATATATGCGCGTAAATACTTGTGCAAAGTCGAATAACTCACAAAATTAATAATATTTAAGGAGCGTATATGTTTAGTAATAAACGTGTTACAGCTAATATCGCAACAATGGCGGGAATAATTTTAATTGTTTTCACTGCGGGCTGTTTAATCAGTTATGAGCTTAGCGAGTCAGAAAAAAAACTTCACGAAGACTCATTAAAGGTTAAAAGTCCTGACAGATGGAGTGCTGACATTCATAAATTTGAGCAGATTGATAGTAATAATCCCCCTCCGCAAAATGCCGTGCTGTTTATTGGCAGTTCCAGTATTAGGGGCTGGGATACTCAAAAATGGTTTAGTGATATAAAAAACATAAATCGTGGTTTCGGCGGCTCATTTATCTGTGATTCGGTTTATTATGCCGACCGTATTATTATTCCTTATAAGCCCAAAACTATAGTTTTTTACGCAGGCGATAATGATACTGCTGACGGCAAATCTCCGGAAATGATGCTTGTGGATTTCAAGGCATTTGTTTCTGTTGCAAGAAAGGCCCTGCCGAAGACGAGAATTATTTACGTTTCAATTAAGCCGAGTATCGACAGATGGAAACTTTGGCCCACAATGCAGCAGGCAAATAAACTTATCAGCGATTACTGTCAGAATCAGAAGAATATATATTTTGTCGATGTCTCAAAAGTTATGCTCGATGAATCCGGCAGTCCGCGAAAAGATATTTTCAAAGCGGACGGTTTGCATATGAATGAAACCGGATATCAGCTCTGGACATCTCTTGTAAAACCATTAATTAACAAATAACTGTGGTAAAGCAATGATACCTGGAAATATATTTAAGCAATGTATTTTAATTGTCGGTTTATTTTTATTTTTCTCTCAGGGGTGTAAACCCATGATAATAGCACATCGCGGAGCTTCTGCGATAGCACCTGAAAACACTAAGGCTGCATTTCTTCTTGCCTGGCAGATGAAAACCCCGGTTGCCGAATGTGATATTCATTTAACCGCTGATAATCAGATTGTTGTTATGCATGACAGCAATACCAAACGTACATGCGGAGTCGATGTAAATATCAGCGATGTAAATTATTCTGAAATTTCATCATTGGATGCAGGTTCGTTCAAGGATGCAAAATATTCAGGCGAAAGAATACCGCTTTTGGCAGATGTTATTGGCACGATACCTCCTGACAAAAAATTACTGGTTGAAATAAAATGCGGCCGGGAAGTTTTGCCTTTTCTGCAGGATGCAATCAACAAGAGCGGCAAACGAAACCAGATTGTAATAATTGGTTTTAATATCGATATTATAGCAGAAGCTAAAATACTGATGCCGGATATCCCGGTGTACTGGCTTGTGATGACGGAAAAAGATAAAACCGATAAATGGATACTCCATAGTTCGGAACTAATTACTACCGCAAAAAAACGCCATTTAGATGGAATAGATGTTCACTGGGCAGGGTTGAGTAAAGAATTTGTTCAGAAAGCACACAAAGCAGGCATGAAAGTTTATACATGGACAGTAGATGATCTGCCAGTCGCCAGGCAAGTCAAAAAAATGAGAGTTGATGGCATAACTTCAAACAAACCGGATTTGCTGAGGAAAAACATCTGAACGTATTTAATTCCATTATAATGCAGCAAAGACAACTATTAGATGGTAAAATATTATGTTATCGATTCCGAAATTGGTACTGTTCGATCTTGATGGAACAATATATATAAGCGGCAAGCTTATATATGGGACGAAGGAGCTTTTGCTAAAGCTGAGCGATTCGGGCATAAACTATGGTTTTATGACCAATAACAGTTCTGTCAATCCGGACGATTATCTGGATAAACTCTGCAAAATTGGTTTACCCGCCGTAAAGCAAAACATAATTACAAGCTGCCAAGCCACTATTTTAATGCTGAAGGAATTTAAACTCGGCCGGAACCTGTACATAGTCGGCACAGAAAGATTTAAAAAATATCTGGCTGAAAATCAGTATTATCACGATGCCGAAAGTCCATCCGCAGTGCTTGTCGGTTTTGATTTGGAGCTCACTTTTGAAAAACTCACACAGGCAGTCAGGTTTTTGACTAATGGTGTACCGCTTTTTGCATCACATCCTGATACGGTATGTCCCTCATCAGCAGGCCCTATTCCTGATGCCGGGATGGTGCTGGCCGCTCTTTTGGCCGGCTCAGGCGTACAGCCGACAGCTATCGCGGGAAAACCTTATAAATGGATACTTCAGGTTGCTCAGCAGCAGTTTAATGTTGGCAGCGATGAAACCGTTATTGTCGGCGACAGGCTCGCGACGGATATTTTAATGGCCAATAAATTCGGAATGAAGTCTGCGCTTGTTCTAAGCGGTGTCTCCAAAATATCGGACATTGAAAAATTTACGCATAAACCGGATGTTATTGTTGATTCTGTTGAGCAGCTTATTGATAAATATTGGTTTGGCACCCCAGTTTGGGCACAGCGATATGAGTAAAAAATATGATATAGCAATTATTGGCGCCGGAGTTGTGGGGGCATCTATCGCCAGAAGATTGTCGCGATATAAATTAACCGTTGCTTTGCTTGAAAAGGAAGTCGATGTTTCATTCGGAACAAGCAAGGCAAACTCCGGCATTATACATGCCGGTTTTCACGACACTCCGGGCTCATTAAAAGCGGAACTGTGCGTCAGAGGTAACACTGAATACGACAGGTTGGCTGACGAGCTTGAATTTCCATTTGAAAGACGCGGCGAATTAGTAGTGGCGTTCGATGAAGAGCAGCAGCAGACGCTTTATAAGCTTTATCGAAACGGACAGCAAAACGGGGTTAGATATATGGAACTTCTCGGCAGGGAGCGTACGCTGGAACTTGAGCCGAATTTGAATCCTGATGTTCTTGGCTCGCTATATGCTCCCACGGCAGGTATCATAGGACCTTATGAATACTGTTTTGCACTTGTGGAAAATGCCGTTAAAAATGGTGTAGAGCTTTTGTTGTCTTTTGAAGTTGCAGGGATACATAAAACAAACAATTTTTTTAGTGTTGAATCGTCTGATGGCAGAAGCATAGAAAGCAGTTTTCTGGTTAATGCTGCCGGTCTTTGTGCAGACCGGATAGCTGCTATGTGCGGCATGAACAATTTTAAAATAACACCGAGAAAAGGTGAGGAATATCTTTTAGATAAGCGTGTCGGCAAACTCGTCAGACGTGTTATTTTCCCTGCTCCTAAAACAAATTCCAAAGGCATTCTTGTTATTCCCACGATTGATGGTCCTGTTATGATTGGTCCGACCGCAGATGACATCGATGACAAAGAAGATTTTTCGACCACAAAGGAGGGACTTGACAGGGTATTTGCATTTACCAGTCACACGGTGCCCGCCATTCGTGTGTCAGATATTATAACATCTTTTGCAGGTTTGCGGCCGGTGCCTTCACGCAATGATTTTATTATCGACAAAACCGAGGTTTCCGGTTTTATAAATGCTGCAGGAATTCAGTCGCCGGGCCTTACGGCGTCTCCGGCGATAGCCGAGAAGATATGCGGAATTATATTATCCTGTGGTTTAAGAATGGAACTTAATCCTGATTTTAATCCAAAGAGAAAAGCTAAAATAAGAACGCGAACATTGGTTGAAAACAGAGATTATGATACGCTGGGAAAACTTATTCAGTCGGATAAAAACTATAGTAAACTTGTGTGCAGATGTGAAAATGTAAGTGAAGCGGAAATAATTGATGCCATATATAGAGGGCATACGACGATAGATTCCATCAAATATGCCACAAGAGCCTGTTCGGGCCGATGTCAGGGGGGATTTTGCACCAGCAGGATATTGCAGTTGATTTCCGAACATGCCGGCATTGATATCTTGAAGATAACAAAAAAGGGGCCTGGGTCGGAACTGATTTTGCACCGTATTGACAAGGGACATCAATGAAATCTGTCGATGTTTTAGTTATAGGCGCAGGAGCGGCAGGATTGGCCGCTGCGGTTTCGCTGAAAGAAAACAGTATCGAAGATGTACTTGTCGTTGACCGTCAGAATTTTGCCGGCGGTATTTTATTCCAATGCATACATAGCGGCTTCGGTTTGCATCGTTTTGGCGAAGAACTTACCGGCCCGGAATATGCCCAGAGATATATCGATATGGCCGAATGCCAAAATGTGGAAATGCTTCTGTCAAGCAGTGTTGTCGATATTGTCAGCAAAGATGATATTAAGGAAGTTATAATCCTTTCGCAGGATAGCGGACTTGTGAAAGTAAAGGTCAAGGCGATAATTCTGGCCATGGGTTGCCGGGAACGTAATCGCGGCAATATCAACATCCCAGGCTCAAGACCTGCCGGTATATTCACCGCCGGTCTTGCGCAGAAATTAGTCAATATTGAGGGCTATATGCCAGGCAATGAGTTTGTTATCGTTGGTTCAGGCGATATAGGTCTTATTATGGCGAGAAGACTCACGTTGGAAGGCGCAAAGGTCAAAGCTGTTCTGGAGATTCAACCTTACCCTGGCGGGTTGGATAGAAATATCGTGCAGTGCCTCGATGATTTTGACATACCGCTTTATACGTCGCACATCGTAACAAATATTTGTGGCAGCAGAAGGGTTGAATCTGTCGATGTTTCCGAAATAACGGATGGCAGGCTCACGCCGAAAATGAAAATATCCTGCGATACTCTGCTGTTGTCGGTCGGTTTGATTCCGGAAAATGAACTTTCAATTACTGCCGGAGTTTCCTTGAATGCTGCTACTGCCGGACCGATAGTCAGCAGCGATTATATGACAAACGTCCCCGGCATCTTTGCCTGCGGTAATGTGCTTCACGTTCATGACCTTGTGGACTATGTGTCTGATGAGGCCTCTGCCTGTGCAAAAGCAGTTTCAATGTATCTGGCAAATAAGCTGCCGCAGGACAAATGTATTCCTGTTCATTCTGGCAATATGGTTCGATATGTTGTTCCATCAACTGTAAAGCCTCAATGTGATGCGATTTTGAAGTTAAGGCCCGTTGCTCCGATGAAAAATGTCAAAATTAAGGTGGTCAGCGATAGAGGCGATGTGCTGAAATCCAAAAAACTTATTCGCGCGATTCCCAGTGAAATGATAACTGTTCAGTTGAATGATGTGCCGACCGGCTGCAAATCCATAACTGTTTATTTTGAAATTTGAAAATATGGCTCACAAAGAAATGATTTGTATAGCCTGCCCAATGGGCTGCTGTCTGGATGTTGAATATGACAATTCGATTATTTCAGTCAAAAACAATAGCTGTAAAGTCGGCATTAAATATGCCAATGATGAGATTTATGACCCTCGCAGGATGGTTACTACAACGGTTAAAACAAATCTGGCGATTGCTTTTTTGCCGGTTAAGACTTCCAAAGCGATATCGAAAAATCTGGTAAGAAATGTTATAAAGGAGTTAAACGATATTACCGTTTCGTCGCCAGTGCAGATAGGCAGTGTTATAAAGAAAAATATCTGTGGTACAGACGCTGATATTATAGCTGCAAGAAATATATCTTAGTGTGTCCTTAATTATGTTTTGTAATTTTTTTGAAAGAGACTGTTATGAGTATCTCAGGAATTCGCAGTTTTTTT
Proteins encoded in this window:
- a CDS encoding LamG domain-containing protein, which gives rise to MKLGYLVLSVVLVLAACSISQAATKVLEWKFEDNLNDTSGSGINGTAYGTPVYTAGVSGQAFSADGTNSSYKTGIDPNILPVLATDTWSTNIWVYPTVEPGNWRILWCLGAKPDAWDGFPGGTSRAIYNSTGDGKIVFTEGPKDDSGATTTGGKYVSTGIPFDVGQWQMITTTYDGTQVKVYKNGMLVGARDIPMLNAPGEVRVPTYPWTGLYFFIGKIDEFTVWRGTLTQQEILDLIIPGTLPEYVPVEEKIYYTMDDLDSTTTISDHSGNSNTGTLYGYTSPIENWLFPSPKGAALLFDGGQAIFPPTGVDISRNAQYSVAFWYKSSYQPYYTAFYSEKSPTSGNGSSFIIRGDAGFDGTIKVYGKDRDYNVQYMLTYDASPYMHSNAWHHLAVTADGNEARLYIDGEAMATAHISYTGGKTTMNAAVGYYWDEDGFLGDWDRTYMDDFHLFRGVLTQEDIQALMALGNLDNDLDVDLIDLGDIGSQWLEPSVIDVNMTVDDMEGSLSGWSVVVDGNFTGTGTISSATNAYEGSKSLRWDYDLPALTGGNYSGIRYDLGTNKDLSTYNLMRLYLYRHAGNTTEDRLMVIFLDSSMQSKAEAWIEDANCVVKPVNQWSEWLINLDAQLEGPAGVGYVTKSQLTAIRYIVIACGGSKEEARTGTIDIDEIKLFELPLCSPYLTGDLNFDCKVNFRDFTILAEDWMLGID
- a CDS encoding LacI family DNA-binding transcriptional regulator, which codes for MAIGVSSLKDVAQAANVSVPTVSRILRKKNISRFSEETCKKVWAAATQLRYRPNMLVKGIQTGLTHTIGVMVPPFDSYWSAILYGIHDTLISVDYVPINLWVRHGDNYSSSGPVDDLEQIHRLIDRRIDGVIMWPPITPDFYAHNEELVSRNVPVITIDHELPLQYGADSVTTNEEHGAQLVAKHLLDLGHRRIAHLADTGLDTFSWAQRRRRFFEQQIAAVPGASCFTIEKTKNADGLEIAKKILTSNPRPTAVYAANDLLARYVYLAAAELKIRIPEDISVVGFADLDFAAFTMPPLTSVKQNGYEVGRRAAKLLIDRINGKFAQNGIQSIVMNCELVVRGSTAPVRPD
- a CDS encoding SGNH/GDSL hydrolase family protein, producing MFSNKRVTANIATMAGIILIVFTAGCLISYELSESEKKLHEDSLKVKSPDRWSADIHKFEQIDSNNPPPQNAVLFIGSSSIRGWDTQKWFSDIKNINRGFGGSFICDSVYYADRIIIPYKPKTIVFYAGDNDTADGKSPEMMLVDFKAFVSVARKALPKTRIIYVSIKPSIDRWKLWPTMQQANKLISDYCQNQKNIYFVDVSKVMLDESGSPRKDIFKADGLHMNETGYQLWTSLVKPLINK
- a CDS encoding glycerophosphodiester phosphodiesterase, with protein sequence MIIAHRGASAIAPENTKAAFLLAWQMKTPVAECDIHLTADNQIVVMHDSNTKRTCGVDVNISDVNYSEISSLDAGSFKDAKYSGERIPLLADVIGTIPPDKKLLVEIKCGREVLPFLQDAINKSGKRNQIVIIGFNIDIIAEAKILMPDIPVYWLVMTEKDKTDKWILHSSELITTAKKRHLDGIDVHWAGLSKEFVQKAHKAGMKVYTWTVDDLPVARQVKKMRVDGITSNKPDLLRKNI
- a CDS encoding HAD-IIA family hydrolase, translating into MLSIPKLVLFDLDGTIYISGKLIYGTKELLLKLSDSGINYGFMTNNSSVNPDDYLDKLCKIGLPAVKQNIITSCQATILMLKEFKLGRNLYIVGTERFKKYLAENQYYHDAESPSAVLVGFDLELTFEKLTQAVRFLTNGVPLFASHPDTVCPSSAGPIPDAGMVLAALLAGSGVQPTAIAGKPYKWILQVAQQQFNVGSDETVIVGDRLATDILMANKFGMKSALVLSGVSKISDIEKFTHKPDVIVDSVEQLIDKYWFGTPVWAQRYE
- a CDS encoding NAD(P)/FAD-dependent oxidoreductase translates to MSKKYDIAIIGAGVVGASIARRLSRYKLTVALLEKEVDVSFGTSKANSGIIHAGFHDTPGSLKAELCVRGNTEYDRLADELEFPFERRGELVVAFDEEQQQTLYKLYRNGQQNGVRYMELLGRERTLELEPNLNPDVLGSLYAPTAGIIGPYEYCFALVENAVKNGVELLLSFEVAGIHKTNNFFSVESSDGRSIESSFLVNAAGLCADRIAAMCGMNNFKITPRKGEEYLLDKRVGKLVRRVIFPAPKTNSKGILVIPTIDGPVMIGPTADDIDDKEDFSTTKEGLDRVFAFTSHTVPAIRVSDIITSFAGLRPVPSRNDFIIDKTEVSGFINAAGIQSPGLTASPAIAEKICGIILSCGLRMELNPDFNPKRKAKIRTRTLVENRDYDTLGKLIQSDKNYSKLVCRCENVSEAEIIDAIYRGHTTIDSIKYATRACSGRCQGGFCTSRILQLISEHAGIDILKITKKGPGSELILHRIDKGHQ
- a CDS encoding FAD-dependent oxidoreductase — encoded protein: MKSVDVLVIGAGAAGLAAAVSLKENSIEDVLVVDRQNFAGGILFQCIHSGFGLHRFGEELTGPEYAQRYIDMAECQNVEMLLSSSVVDIVSKDDIKEVIILSQDSGLVKVKVKAIILAMGCRERNRGNINIPGSRPAGIFTAGLAQKLVNIEGYMPGNEFVIVGSGDIGLIMARRLTLEGAKVKAVLEIQPYPGGLDRNIVQCLDDFDIPLYTSHIVTNICGSRRVESVDVSEITDGRLTPKMKISCDTLLLSVGLIPENELSITAGVSLNAATAGPIVSSDYMTNVPGIFACGNVLHVHDLVDYVSDEASACAKAVSMYLANKLPQDKCIPVHSGNMVRYVVPSTVKPQCDAILKLRPVAPMKNVKIKVVSDRGDVLKSKKLIRAIPSEMITVQLNDVPTGCKSITVYFEI
- a CDS encoding DUF1667 domain-containing protein, encoding MAHKEMICIACPMGCCLDVEYDNSIISVKNNSCKVGIKYANDEIYDPRRMVTTTVKTNLAIAFLPVKTSKAISKNLVRNVIKELNDITVSSPVQIGSVIKKNICGTDADIIAARNIS